In one Cytophagia bacterium CHB2 genomic region, the following are encoded:
- a CDS encoding alpha-1,2-fucosyltransferase → MVSGDIRQSTEFSNLSKVTPTNMVVVQLLGGLGNQLYQYAIGRQIALTNDAPLKLELSKVAKDPLRTYRLKHFKIEAEIATPDDVIQAKGGAGMIGRLLRRLDRFKPYYRRFWVKERHFHFDPKILTISGTVFLDGFWQSEAYFKSIEKKLREELALRSKLSACSERIAQTMQNTTSVSLHVRRGDYAANPDIYYNCPLEYYQNAIAKIKSRVENPHFFVFSDDPAWTRVNLTINDPTTFVTHNGVDRDYEDLWLISQCKHHIIANSTFSWWGAWLCSQPGKTIIAPKQWAWQAKYNHKERIPEEWETL, encoded by the coding sequence ATGGTATCAGGAGATATTAGACAATCGACAGAATTTTCAAATTTAAGTAAAGTTACACCTACTAATATGGTCGTCGTGCAACTTCTGGGCGGTTTGGGCAATCAACTATATCAATATGCTATTGGTCGGCAAATCGCTCTAACCAATGACGCTCCACTCAAACTCGAGTTATCAAAGGTGGCTAAAGACCCTCTTCGAACCTACAGATTGAAACACTTCAAGATTGAAGCCGAGATCGCTACACCTGATGACGTCATACAGGCTAAAGGCGGAGCCGGCATGATCGGTCGCTTGCTCCGCCGCCTTGACCGATTTAAACCGTATTATCGACGCTTCTGGGTGAAAGAACGTCACTTTCACTTCGATCCTAAAATCTTGACCATCTCTGGCACTGTTTTCTTAGATGGATTCTGGCAGAGCGAGGCCTATTTTAAAAGTATCGAAAAAAAACTTCGTGAAGAGCTGGCGCTTCGTTCCAAACTATCAGCATGCAGCGAACGGATCGCACAAACTATGCAAAACACTACTTCGGTGAGTCTGCACGTGCGTCGGGGAGATTACGCCGCCAATCCGGATATATACTACAATTGCCCTTTGGAATATTACCAAAACGCCATTGCGAAAATCAAAAGCCGCGTTGAAAACCCACATTTTTTTGTCTTTTCAGATGACCCGGCATGGACTCGGGTGAATTTAACGATCAATGACCCCACAACCTTTGTGACCCATAACGGCGTTGATAGAGATTACGAGGATCTTTGGCTGATAAGTCAGTGTAAACACCATATCATTGCCAACAGCACATTTAGTTGGTGGGGCGCATGGCTGTGCTCGCAGCCTGGAAAAACCATTATTGCGCCCAAACAATGGGCTTGGCAAGCGAAGTACAATCATAAAGAGCGCATCCCAGAGGAGTGGGAAACGCTATAA
- a CDS encoding glycosyltransferase family 4 protein: MHICLATREFPPITNGGIASYYVHLAQLLADHGHEVTVLTVGKEGKESLWTYPGVRVIRLSHPSEKLFRRLRRRFEVGMDSAARSIADGLAMRDWLFANATKMDIDVVETVEFDGAAPFLIENELPPTLVMCHGSNGQVKFHTQKGETPRQKLINSLEVMSIGLADEVGCYSPLNAEDWERFIGRKPRFITAPYKFADPRILKKSYDTNNTGIVVGRMNNWKGIFELVEALNLCVQRGNNVKIRWIGSDQAAPLESVKSVKAYLQERYPSLWGKHFLWEEFLPPEETRRAQLEADFAIVPSRWDTFNFTAIEALSLGTPLIISTGAGASYLCKNMENGIVVPSRDARALANAIEILQDGVLRERLGKQGRATIQREFAAEKIVAEHVAAYESAMERHRYRKEKIYNSSLMEPFVRQWQQSINIASLKRLAHLPRKLLS, encoded by the coding sequence ATGCACATTTGCCTGGCAACACGAGAGTTTCCACCGATAACAAATGGCGGCATAGCCTCCTATTACGTTCATTTAGCGCAACTGCTTGCCGACCATGGGCATGAAGTAACGGTTCTGACGGTTGGTAAAGAAGGTAAAGAGTCGCTGTGGACTTATCCGGGCGTAAGGGTTATCAGGCTAAGCCACCCGAGCGAGAAGCTCTTTCGCCGGCTTCGACGGAGATTTGAGGTGGGAATGGATAGCGCGGCGCGCTCCATCGCCGATGGTCTGGCCATGCGTGACTGGCTATTCGCCAACGCTACAAAAATGGATATTGACGTTGTAGAAACTGTTGAATTTGATGGGGCAGCGCCGTTTTTGATTGAAAATGAGTTGCCGCCAACCTTGGTGATGTGCCATGGTTCAAATGGACAGGTGAAGTTTCATACTCAAAAAGGTGAAACGCCAAGGCAAAAACTCATCAATTCACTGGAAGTGATGAGTATCGGATTGGCCGACGAAGTCGGATGTTATAGCCCGCTTAATGCAGAGGACTGGGAGCGTTTCATCGGCCGTAAACCGCGCTTCATTACCGCGCCTTATAAGTTTGCTGACCCTCGCATACTTAAGAAATCTTATGATACGAACAATACCGGCATTGTTGTGGGCAGAATGAATAATTGGAAAGGCATCTTTGAGCTGGTTGAAGCGCTAAATCTTTGCGTGCAAAGAGGAAATAATGTCAAAATCCGCTGGATAGGAAGTGATCAGGCGGCGCCTTTAGAATCGGTCAAATCCGTAAAAGCGTATTTACAGGAACGCTATCCGTCACTGTGGGGAAAGCATTTTCTGTGGGAAGAGTTTTTGCCACCCGAGGAAACCCGGCGTGCGCAGTTGGAAGCAGACTTTGCTATCGTGCCGTCGCGATGGGATACGTTCAATTTCACCGCTATTGAGGCCTTGTCACTGGGTACACCATTGATCATTTCGACCGGCGCCGGTGCCAGCTATCTCTGCAAAAATATGGAAAACGGCATCGTCGTTCCCTCCAGAGATGCCAGGGCATTGGCAAATGCCATTGAAATTCTCCAAGATGGTGTTCTGCGAGAACGACTGGGCAAACAAGGACGAGCAACGATCCAACGAGAATTTGCGGCGGAAAAGATTGTGGCGGAGCACGTCGCCGCGTACGAGTCGGCCATGGAAAGGCACCGATATCGCAAAGAGAAGATTTACAATTCTTCTCTCATGGAGCCGTTTGTGCGGCAATGGCAACAGTCCATAAATATTGCTTCGCTAAAACGATTGGCGCATTTGCCGAGAAAATTGTTGAGTTGA
- a CDS encoding glycosyltransferase, protein MATVHKYCFAKTIGAFAEKIVELMNKAPLVSIVIPCYNYAHFLPEAIESALHQTYANVEILVVDDGSTDNTPGVAAGYKGRVSYHRKPNGGLSQARNYGARLCHGEYVVFLDADNRLEPTFVQECLGMFAVHPNAAFVYTQLRHFGDLNYVTDHPAYDPARLKRGNYIDACSLLKTDLVRHYPYDEKNRTSWEDWDFYLTLAENGFYGVLLNKPLVWYRRHGENMTKKLDPLIKQRLRVSILKRHLRLVGLRMYSQQLWRFYRLVLGRYWRNSLNVMQG, encoded by the coding sequence ATGGCAACAGTCCATAAATATTGCTTCGCTAAAACGATTGGCGCATTTGCCGAGAAAATTGTTGAGTTGATGAATAAAGCTCCTTTGGTTTCCATCGTTATACCCTGTTATAACTATGCCCATTTCTTGCCGGAAGCCATTGAAAGTGCGCTTCATCAGACTTACGCCAATGTGGAGATTTTGGTTGTAGACGATGGATCAACGGATAACACACCAGGGGTGGCAGCGGGCTATAAGGGGCGAGTGAGTTATCACCGTAAGCCGAACGGTGGCCTCTCGCAAGCTCGAAACTATGGGGCACGCCTCTGTCATGGCGAATACGTTGTTTTCCTTGATGCGGATAACCGCCTTGAGCCTACATTTGTTCAAGAATGTCTTGGTATGTTCGCCGTCCATCCGAATGCAGCATTTGTTTATACGCAGTTGCGCCACTTCGGTGATCTGAACTATGTAACTGACCATCCGGCTTATGATCCTGCCCGTTTGAAACGAGGCAATTACATTGACGCCTGTTCGCTTCTCAAGACTGATCTCGTCCGTCACTATCCTTATGATGAGAAAAACCGGACGAGTTGGGAAGATTGGGATTTCTACCTAACCCTGGCAGAAAATGGATTCTACGGCGTACTTTTGAATAAACCACTGGTGTGGTATCGCCGTCACGGGGAAAACATGACCAAAAAGCTTGACCCGCTTATTAAACAGCGGTTGCGGGTCTCGATCTTGAAACGCCATCTGCGGCTCGTGGGGCTCAGAATGTATAGCCAACAGTTATGGCGTTTTTATAGGTTGGTGTTGGGCCGCTATTGGCGTAATTCTTTGAATGTCATGCAAGGTTGA
- a CDS encoding glycosyltransferase family 2 protein: MNYDPTLSIIVVSWNTRDLLRLCIHSALDSLTGMNGEVIVVDNASTDGSAAMVQEEFSHEPRVRLMANTENLGFAAGNNQALAAASGNIIAIVNPDIVLNRATLAAMLEYLLAHGRVGLVSCNLVGSNGKSQSIHRRFPTIPIIFFEWARVGKHIDRWLLRNRFHRHYRLQDMSRKDVKIIDQAAGACMMMRRATIEKIGVLFDERFPILGNDLDLCRRIWNADLEVHVLFNVSVTHYGSASLEQVDGTLKESWLWEALKVYYDLHEPQWKRWALRRLIPRK; the protein is encoded by the coding sequence ATGAATTACGACCCCACGCTATCTATAATTGTGGTCTCCTGGAATACACGGGACTTGCTTCGACTGTGCATTCATTCGGCGTTGGACTCACTGACTGGCATGAACGGCGAAGTCATTGTGGTGGACAATGCCTCCACCGACGGCAGTGCCGCGATGGTGCAGGAGGAGTTCTCGCATGAGCCGCGTGTTCGCCTGATGGCCAATACAGAAAATTTAGGCTTTGCCGCCGGCAATAATCAAGCATTGGCTGCAGCCAGTGGAAATATCATTGCCATCGTCAACCCTGATATCGTGCTCAACCGCGCGACCTTAGCGGCCATGCTCGAATACTTGCTGGCACATGGCCGGGTGGGGCTGGTGTCTTGCAATCTTGTGGGTTCGAATGGAAAGTCGCAATCTATTCACCGACGATTTCCTACCATACCGATCATATTTTTTGAATGGGCCCGGGTTGGCAAACATATTGACCGCTGGCTGTTGCGAAACAGATTTCATCGTCATTACCGCCTGCAGGATATGTCCCGTAAAGACGTCAAGATCATCGACCAGGCGGCTGGCGCATGCATGATGATGAGACGTGCAACCATTGAAAAAATTGGCGTGTTGTTCGATGAACGATTTCCTATTTTGGGTAACGATCTTGATCTCTGTAGGAGGATATGGAATGCTGATCTTGAAGTTCATGTACTTTTCAATGTCTCGGTGACGCACTATGGAAGCGCAAGCTTAGAACAAGTGGACGGGACATTAAAAGAATCCTGGCTATGGGAGGCTCTAAAAGTTTACTACGATCTGCATGAGCCACAATGGAAGAGATGGGCATTACGTCGTTTAATACCTCGAAAATGA
- a CDS encoding glycosyltransferase family 4 protein, with protein sequence MEEMGITSFNTSKMKLGILTRGSELNGSSRLRAFQYTKHLQKVGVETRILARDQNPSLLLRSQYVMKAISLAAWADVVLLQKPNQANRLIDLLHAVNPRLVVDFDDAVWALPPGKSGPRAQKVSHEFGARLRYAINRSRFAITGSHYLAEWVRKQCVNCDVTVIPTSVDLNDYEPVPTTNSDDSLTIGWIGSQGNLPDLTQVVSALVQLYKSHGPKLRVISSCRPSLGDLNFDFEPWSAETENEALRRLDIGIMPLVEDERARGRCGFKAIQYMATGLPVIASPVGAACEVIEHGITGYFAATPEQWLARFSELVENKTLRTRMGINGRKRVEKHYSIQSNLSLLLNTFERRLSQS encoded by the coding sequence ATGGAAGAGATGGGCATTACGTCGTTTAATACCTCGAAAATGAAGCTTGGTATTCTCACGCGAGGCTCAGAGTTAAACGGCAGCAGCCGCCTTCGCGCCTTTCAATACACCAAACATCTCCAGAAGGTGGGCGTCGAAACACGAATTCTTGCACGAGATCAGAATCCATCTTTGCTGTTAAGATCTCAATATGTGATGAAAGCTATTTCATTGGCTGCCTGGGCGGATGTGGTCTTGCTGCAAAAACCCAATCAAGCGAATAGGTTGATTGATCTTCTTCACGCTGTCAATCCCCGCCTCGTTGTTGATTTTGATGACGCGGTTTGGGCCCTTCCGCCTGGCAAATCTGGCCCGCGTGCTCAGAAGGTTTCCCATGAATTTGGTGCCCGTTTGCGATATGCGATTAACCGGTCTCGCTTCGCCATCACTGGCAGCCATTATTTGGCAGAATGGGTTAGAAAACAATGTGTAAATTGCGATGTTACCGTCATTCCGACTTCCGTTGATCTAAATGATTATGAGCCAGTCCCAACAACCAATTCTGATGATTCGTTAACAATCGGTTGGATTGGTTCACAAGGAAATTTGCCCGACTTGACACAGGTCGTTTCAGCTCTCGTTCAGCTCTACAAAAGCCATGGCCCGAAACTAAGGGTGATCAGCAGTTGCCGGCCATCGTTGGGTGATTTAAATTTCGATTTTGAACCGTGGTCGGCTGAAACTGAAAATGAAGCGCTTCGACGGCTCGATATTGGTATTATGCCTTTGGTTGAAGATGAGCGTGCCCGAGGACGATGTGGATTCAAGGCAATTCAATATATGGCAACTGGTTTGCCAGTTATAGCTTCGCCTGTTGGAGCGGCGTGTGAAGTGATTGAACACGGCATTACAGGCTATTTTGCAGCGACTCCTGAACAGTGGTTGGCCCGGTTTAGCGAGCTTGTTGAAAACAAAACTTTGAGAACAAGGATGGGAATCAATGGCCGAAAGCGTGTTGAAAAGCACTATAGTATTCAAAGCAATCTCTCGTTACTTTTGAATACCTTCGAGAGACGACTCTCCCAATCTTGA
- a CDS encoding glycosyltransferase family 4 protein encodes MNICYISKTAIPSTRAESIYVMQMCQAYASLGHKVTLLVPNHPISVDLGNADVFSFYGVRHPFDIRKIPLPRWCPDMMTFGTFLPLAALSTQPDLVHSRSVAPAWGTTNLFRLPTIFEIHNAPSENHRQVKLFKEVVTNQNLLALVVLTNALANHVKQLLPENTRLLVAPDGIDTALLCRQKSPKEARSEIGMAQEQRRIVVYTGHLYPGRGIELIIELAQHMPDHLFLIVGGRDSDITHYRQQTSHLNNFHLAGFKSPAQVFTYLQAADALLMPYANKVTLASGGDTSSFCSPMKMFEYMAAGRPILASTLPVLQEVLKDGINAFLLPYDQPEKWIESLRRLQQDSTLAEDLGRQAHTDVRDYTWEIRAKRLLENCGF; translated from the coding sequence ATGAATATTTGCTATATCTCTAAGACGGCTATCCCGTCAACCAGAGCCGAAAGCATCTATGTGATGCAGATGTGCCAGGCGTATGCAAGCTTGGGCCACAAAGTCACCCTTCTGGTGCCGAACCATCCAATCTCGGTCGACTTGGGGAACGCAGATGTATTCTCTTTCTATGGCGTGCGCCACCCGTTTGACATCCGCAAAATACCTCTGCCTCGTTGGTGCCCTGATATGATGACTTTTGGGACGTTCTTACCATTGGCAGCATTATCTACCCAGCCGGATCTTGTCCATTCGCGTAGTGTGGCGCCTGCCTGGGGAACGACTAACTTGTTTCGCTTGCCGACCATTTTCGAGATTCACAACGCCCCTTCTGAGAATCATCGTCAAGTGAAACTGTTTAAAGAGGTTGTAACGAACCAGAATCTGCTGGCTCTTGTTGTCTTGACCAATGCTTTGGCAAACCATGTAAAGCAGCTTTTGCCCGAAAACACGCGATTATTGGTTGCGCCTGATGGCATTGATACTGCTTTGCTGTGCCGGCAAAAGTCGCCAAAGGAAGCGCGATCAGAAATTGGTATGGCACAGGAACAACGTAGGATAGTTGTTTATACGGGGCATCTTTATCCTGGGCGTGGCATTGAGCTTATCATTGAACTGGCCCAACACATGCCCGATCACTTGTTTTTGATTGTAGGAGGTCGGGATTCCGATATTACGCATTATCGTCAACAGACAAGTCATCTGAATAATTTTCATTTAGCCGGTTTTAAGTCCCCTGCACAGGTTTTCACTTATCTTCAAGCAGCAGATGCCCTCCTCATGCCTTATGCTAATAAAGTTACGTTGGCTAGTGGTGGTGATACTTCATCCTTTTGTTCCCCAATGAAGATGTTCGAATACATGGCCGCAGGTCGTCCAATTTTGGCTTCGACTCTTCCCGTCCTACAGGAAGTTCTAAAAGATGGCATAAATGCGTTCCTGTTGCCTTATGATCAACCCGAGAAGTGGATTGAGTCCCTGCGACGCTTGCAACAAGATAGCACACTGGCAGAAGACCTTGGCCGTCAAGCTCACACCGACGTGCGAGACTATACTTGGGAAATTCGAGCGAAAAGACTTTTAGAGAATTGTGGTTTTTAA